The Desulfuromonas sp. genome has a window encoding:
- a CDS encoding sulfotransferase family 2 domain-containing protein: protein MYFFPHIPKSGGTTIKELFYDAFCFKDCIKVWDPNFGADIDGSGFASLPLEYFSGKKAIIGHLSFRDMLKNPYMASLHKRGHIKPVTVIRDPIERIISERNYKCAMTNHPYHKSTLSKPPITDIMERKENFQVQFLREVDDEPVRSIVNRMECFAIKGSEEKLRIWLQRETNKEIKIITPKNVTQEKFPNYTPLDKSFLSKEELKILYQKHEEDFRLYRLAK from the coding sequence ATGTACTTTTTCCCACATATTCCCAAGAGTGGTGGGACAACAATTAAGGAATTGTTTTATGATGCTTTTTGCTTTAAGGACTGCATAAAGGTCTGGGATCCAAATTTTGGGGCTGACATTGATGGGTCTGGGTTTGCCTCTTTGCCCTTGGAGTATTTTTCAGGTAAAAAAGCAATAATTGGCCATCTATCTTTTCGTGACATGTTGAAAAATCCTTACATGGCCAGTCTACACAAAAGGGGCCATATAAAGCCAGTAACTGTCATCAGGGATCCGATAGAGCGAATTATAAGTGAAAGAAATTATAAATGTGCAATGACAAACCATCCATACCATAAAAGTACTTTGTCAAAGCCTCCAATAACAGACATAATGGAGCGGAAGGAAAATTTTCAAGTACAGTTTTTGCGTGAGGTTGACGACGAACCTGTTCGCTCGATTGTGAATAGGATGGAATGTTTTGCTATAAAAGGCTCTGAAGAGAAATTGAGAATTTGGCTTCAAAGAGAAACCAACAAAGAAATAAAAATTATTACACCTAAAAACGTAACACAAGAGAAGTTCCCAAACTATACCCCGTTAGATAAAAGCTTTCTGAGCAAGGAGGAGTTGAAGATTTTATATCAGAAGCATGAGGAGGACTTCCGATTGTATCGCTTAGCAAAGTAG
- the aroF gene encoding 3-deoxy-7-phosphoheptulonate synthase: protein MIIVMQQGASKEELAEVKKQIRELGYTPHVIHGETRNVVGAVGDERGKAVLQALESLPGVESVVPILKPFKLASREVKPEPSAVEIAPGLAVGGDELIVMAGPCSVESEEQIVETARAVKAAGAQVLRGGAFKPRTSPYSFQGMEEEGLKLLDLARRETGLPIVTEVVNPRDVELVARYADVMQVGARNTQNFALLKMLGQLDKPILLKRGMATTIQEFLMSAEYILSEGNQKVILCERGIRTFETATRNTLDISAVPVLKAQTHLPVIIDPSHATGHAHLVAPMCYASVAAGADGLIVEVHPQPEKASSDGAQSLRPEDFAAMMRKLAEFAAVSGKTLRLPEGA, encoded by the coding sequence ATGATCATCGTTATGCAGCAGGGGGCCAGCAAGGAAGAACTGGCCGAGGTCAAGAAGCAGATCCGCGAGTTGGGCTACACGCCCCACGTCATCCACGGCGAAACCCGCAACGTCGTCGGCGCGGTCGGCGACGAGCGGGGCAAGGCCGTCCTTCAGGCCCTCGAGTCGTTGCCGGGGGTCGAGAGCGTGGTGCCGATCCTCAAACCCTTCAAGCTGGCCAGCCGGGAGGTGAAGCCCGAGCCGAGCGCGGTGGAGATCGCCCCCGGACTGGCGGTCGGCGGCGACGAGCTGATCGTCATGGCCGGGCCCTGCTCGGTGGAGAGCGAAGAGCAGATCGTCGAGACCGCGCGGGCGGTCAAGGCGGCCGGGGCCCAGGTTCTGCGCGGCGGGGCCTTCAAGCCCCGCACCAGCCCCTACTCCTTCCAGGGGATGGAGGAGGAGGGCCTCAAGCTCCTCGACCTGGCCCGCCGGGAGACGGGCCTGCCCATCGTCACCGAGGTGGTCAACCCCCGCGACGTGGAGCTGGTGGCCCGCTACGCCGACGTCATGCAGGTCGGGGCGCGCAACACCCAGAACTTCGCCCTGCTCAAGATGCTCGGCCAGCTCGACAAGCCGATCCTCCTCAAGCGGGGGATGGCGACGACCATTCAGGAGTTCCTGATGAGCGCCGAGTACATCCTCTCCGAGGGCAACCAGAAGGTCATCCTCTGCGAGCGGGGCATCCGCACCTTCGAGACCGCCACCCGCAACACCCTCGACATCTCGGCGGTACCGGTCCTCAAGGCGCAGACCCACCTGCCGGTGATCATCGACCCCTCCCACGCCACCGGCCACGCCCACCTCGTCGCGCCCATGTGCTACGCCAGCGTGGCCGCCGGCGCCGACGGCCTCATCGTCGAGGTCCACCCCCAGCCGGAAAAGGCCTCCAGCGACGGGGCCCAGTCCCTGCGCCCCGAAGACTTCGCGGCGATGATGCGCAAGCTGGCCGAGTTCGCCGCGGTCTCCGGTAAGACCCTGCGGTTGCCCGAGGGGGCTTGA
- a CDS encoding trehalose-6-phosphate synthase: MMEGSEKRLVVVSNRLPIVIGQEEEQWTITPGSGGLVTALTPLMKSSRGMWIGWPGCGEEAPLQELFDDFGREQGYRLGAVPLSEEEVERYYQGFSNEALWPLFHGLLGFCRFSLENWQTYREVNRRFAEVVAAESPPGSDDVIWVHDYQLALVGAGLRELGADQALGFFLHIPFPSLDLYRRLPWKTEILRALLEYDLIGFQTLRYWRNFVQCVTALVPGVEVLARQRNQTLLNVGGRQVKVGHFPISIDFNEFHQEAQSRNVAEAAWYLHENLEGRQLVLGVDRLDYTKGIPERFLAFERALEKYPDLRQKVSLVQVVVPSRTLVPDYQNLKELLDQTAGRINARFAESGWMPIHYLFRSLDRTQLLAHYRTSEIALITPLRDGMNLVAKEYCAASVDHNGVLVLSEFAGAADQLGRGALLVNPYDIDGTADAIYRAFSMEPEERRRRMEQLQGQVRRNDVHRWMRRFLDTLGGRRPRD; encoded by the coding sequence ATGATGGAGGGAAGCGAAAAACGCCTGGTGGTGGTCTCCAACCGGTTGCCCATCGTAATCGGCCAGGAGGAGGAGCAATGGACCATTACCCCCGGTTCGGGCGGATTGGTGACGGCCCTGACCCCGCTCATGAAGAGCAGCCGGGGGATGTGGATCGGCTGGCCCGGCTGCGGGGAAGAGGCGCCCCTGCAGGAGTTGTTCGATGACTTCGGCCGCGAGCAGGGCTACCGGCTTGGGGCCGTGCCCCTTTCCGAAGAGGAGGTGGAGAGGTATTACCAGGGCTTTTCCAACGAAGCCCTCTGGCCCCTGTTCCATGGCCTGCTTGGATTCTGTCGTTTCAGCCTCGAAAACTGGCAGACCTACCGGGAGGTGAACCGACGCTTCGCCGAGGTGGTCGCAGCGGAGAGTCCCCCAGGCTCGGACGACGTCATCTGGGTTCATGATTATCAGCTCGCCCTGGTCGGCGCAGGGCTGCGGGAGCTGGGGGCGGACCAGGCTCTCGGCTTCTTCCTCCACATTCCCTTCCCCTCCCTCGACCTGTACCGGCGCCTGCCCTGGAAGACGGAGATCCTTCGGGCCCTTCTGGAATACGACCTGATCGGGTTCCAGACCCTGCGCTACTGGCGCAATTTCGTCCAGTGCGTGACCGCCCTCGTCCCCGGGGTGGAGGTGCTGGCCCGGCAGCGCAACCAGACCCTGCTCAACGTGGGGGGACGGCAGGTGAAGGTGGGCCATTTCCCCATCAGCATCGATTTTAACGAATTCCACCAGGAGGCCCAGTCCCGGAATGTGGCCGAGGCGGCCTGGTACCTGCACGAGAACCTGGAGGGGCGTCAGCTGGTCCTGGGGGTCGATCGCCTCGATTACACCAAGGGGATTCCCGAGCGCTTTCTGGCCTTCGAGCGGGCCCTGGAGAAGTACCCCGATCTGCGTCAGAAGGTCTCTCTGGTCCAGGTGGTGGTGCCGAGCCGGACCCTGGTTCCCGACTACCAGAACCTCAAGGAGCTGCTCGACCAGACCGCCGGAAGGATCAACGCCCGCTTCGCCGAGTCGGGCTGGATGCCCATCCACTATCTGTTTCGCAGCCTCGATCGCACCCAGCTGCTGGCCCACTACCGCACCTCGGAAATCGCCCTCATCACCCCCCTGCGCGACGGCATGAACCTGGTGGCCAAGGAGTACTGCGCCGCATCGGTCGATCACAACGGGGTGCTGGTCCTCAGCGAGTTCGCCGGGGCCGCCGACCAGCTCGGCAGGGGGGCGCTGCTGGTCAACCCCTATGACATCGACGGCACCGCCGATGCCATCTATCGGGCCTTCTCCATGGAGCCGGAGGAGCGCCGGCGGCGCATGGAGCAGCTGCAGGGCCAGGTTCGCCGCAACGATGTCCACCGCTGGATGAGGCGCTTCCTCGACACCCTGGGCGGCCGGCGGCCGAGAGATTGA
- the otsB gene encoding trehalose-phosphatase: MSGEGIPESFWDRLRRSGRRALLLDYDGTLAPFQVDRDRACPYPGVRQVLDAILSEGRCRLVVVSGRPAEDVVSLLGLSRAPEVWGCHGWERLLPEVGLQRGDLPEPATRALKQARAWAEERGYGERCEVKPVTVAFHWRGLDAGVVAALRAEVSGVWGPLAKRGGLELHPFDGGLELRCSGRDKGYAVRRVLAELGANAAVAYLGDDLTDEDAFVALRGRGLGVLVRDEPRSTAAEAHLAPPGELLEFLENWRDVCRENELE, translated from the coding sequence GTGAGTGGGGAGGGCATTCCGGAGTCGTTCTGGGACCGTCTGCGGCGCTCCGGCAGGAGGGCCCTGCTGCTCGACTACGACGGTACCCTGGCCCCTTTTCAGGTCGACCGGGACCGGGCCTGTCCCTATCCGGGGGTCCGGCAGGTCCTCGACGCCATCCTTTCCGAAGGCCGATGCCGACTCGTCGTGGTCAGCGGCCGGCCCGCCGAGGACGTGGTGTCTCTCCTGGGGCTCTCCCGCGCCCCGGAGGTCTGGGGCTGCCACGGTTGGGAGCGGTTGCTGCCGGAGGTCGGCCTGCAGCGTGGGGATCTGCCCGAGCCCGCGACCCGCGCCCTGAAGCAGGCGCGGGCCTGGGCCGAGGAGCGGGGGTACGGGGAGCGATGCGAGGTCAAGCCCGTCACGGTGGCTTTTCACTGGCGGGGCCTGGATGCCGGGGTCGTTGCCGCCCTGCGCGCGGAGGTCTCGGGGGTCTGGGGTCCCCTCGCGAAGCGGGGGGGGCTGGAGCTGCACCCCTTCGACGGCGGGCTGGAGCTGCGCTGTTCGGGGCGGGACAAGGGCTACGCGGTGCGCCGGGTCCTCGCCGAACTCGGGGCGAACGCGGCGGTGGCCTATCTGGGGGACGACCTGACGGACGAGGATGCCTTTGTCGCTCTTCGGGGGCGGGGCTTGGGGGTGCTGGTGCGGGATGAACCCCGTTCCACCGCCGCCGAGGCGCACCTTGCGCCTCCGGGCGAGTTGCTGGAGTTTCTGGAGAACTGGCGGGACGTCTGCCGGGAGAATGAATTGGAGTGA
- a CDS encoding glycosyltransferase has protein sequence MDVPVEESLRNLIEEYTAVTSRGVIQNLEQLAAPLKGAKVVHVNSTREGGGVAEILQKLIPFKQALGIDARWEVITGEGPFYQCTKGFHNALQGSKVGIPENLLEGYEATNARNAERLRPVLEEADYVFIHDPQPAPLLAYCPGRKGRWIWRFHIDASHPYRPVWKYLKKWVAPYDASIFSLPEFAQPLDHPQYIIAPSIDPLSEKNRDLSAEEVKEVFDRFGFDPDLPMILQVSRYDRFKDPLGVIEAYKLASKLTPLQLVLAGGGASDDPEGEAVLSEVHRAAEGDPNIHVLLLPADAHRTINALQRAADIVLQKSVREGFGLTVAEGMWKGKPVIGGDTGGIRLQVINHYTGFLVQTPEGAALRIRYLLHRRDMLEEIGERARRFVRDNYLITRHLREYLTLMLGLHDGQRERIEVGL, from the coding sequence ATGGACGTGCCGGTGGAGGAGTCCCTGCGCAATCTGATCGAGGAATACACCGCGGTGACCAGCCGCGGCGTCATTCAGAACCTCGAGCAGCTGGCGGCGCCGCTGAAGGGGGCCAAGGTGGTGCACGTGAACTCCACCCGCGAGGGGGGCGGGGTGGCGGAGATCCTGCAGAAACTGATCCCCTTCAAGCAGGCCCTCGGCATCGACGCCCGCTGGGAGGTCATCACCGGCGAGGGTCCCTTTTACCAGTGCACAAAGGGCTTCCACAACGCACTGCAGGGAAGCAAGGTCGGCATTCCGGAGAACCTGCTCGAAGGGTACGAGGCGACCAACGCCCGCAACGCCGAGAGGCTGCGTCCCGTCCTGGAGGAAGCGGACTACGTCTTCATCCACGACCCCCAGCCGGCGCCCCTGCTGGCCTATTGCCCGGGTCGCAAGGGGAGGTGGATCTGGCGCTTCCACATCGACGCCAGCCACCCCTATCGTCCGGTGTGGAAATACCTGAAGAAGTGGGTGGCCCCCTACGATGCGAGCATCTTTTCTCTGCCCGAGTTCGCCCAGCCCCTCGACCATCCCCAGTACATCATCGCCCCGAGCATCGATCCGCTGAGCGAGAAGAACCGCGACCTGTCCGCCGAGGAGGTGAAGGAGGTTTTCGACCGCTTCGGGTTCGATCCCGACCTGCCGATGATCCTGCAGGTCTCTCGCTACGATCGGTTCAAGGATCCCCTCGGGGTCATCGAGGCCTACAAGCTCGCCAGCAAGCTCACCCCCCTGCAACTTGTTCTCGCCGGGGGCGGGGCGAGCGACGACCCGGAAGGCGAGGCGGTGCTCAGTGAGGTCCACCGGGCCGCCGAGGGCGACCCCAACATCCACGTGCTGCTCCTGCCGGCCGATGCCCACCGCACCATCAACGCCCTGCAGCGGGCGGCCGACATCGTCCTGCAGAAGTCGGTACGCGAGGGTTTCGGCCTCACCGTGGCCGAGGGGATGTGGAAAGGCAAGCCGGTCATCGGCGGCGACACCGGGGGCATCCGCCTGCAGGTGATTAATCACTATACCGGATTCCTGGTGCAGACGCCGGAAGGTGCCGCCCTGCGCATCCGTTACCTCCTCCATCGGCGGGACATGCTCGAGGAGATCGGGGAGCGGGCCCGGCGCTTCGTTCGGGACAACTACCTCATCACCCGCCACCTGCGCGAGTACCTGACCCTGATGCTGGGACTGCACGACGGCCAGCGCGAGCGCATCGAGGTCGGGCTGTGA